A section of the Anabaena cylindrica PCC 7122 genome encodes:
- a CDS encoding BsuBI/PstI family type II restriction endonuclease: MAINNSRSLSLVNQDESICENLLTQVNSIHLTANNQLTQSHKIEMGQFLTPDAIARFMANMFDFELTEISLLDAGAGTGSLLTAVVFKLCQRLKRPKYLHITAYEIDPFLIDFLEKTLKCCENACYQLGIKFTYTIHQSDFIESVVNLLQYPLLADSITTKFTHAILNPPYYKINSQSKYRLLLRSIGLETTNIYTGFIFAVIKLLKLNGQLVAITPRSFCNGSYFREFRQFFLENMALEKIHLFNSRKEVFSNDKILQETVIVHAYKQSKKPDTILISSSINAEDDLILSHHLCYSDVIDPQDQDKFIHIIPDTLNQQIVEQMKQFFCTLQDLGLNVSTGKVVDFRIKPYLRLNPEKGTVPLIYPTHFDHSYISYPKKTKKCQAIVLAKETNNLLIPNENYVLTKRFSSKEEKKRVVAVVYDATKIDTSSIGFENHLNYFHQQGQGLDLTLAKGLTAYLNSSLVDSFFRLFNGHTQVNATDLRNLKYPTLEQLYLLGKYIGVEFPNQSEIDKLIDRLLLNMTDSSENNPIIIKARIEEAIEILADLGFPKKQLNERSGLTLLALLDLKPYESWISAKAPLLGITPMMEFMEQQYAKKYAPNTRETVRRQTVHQFIDAGLIVVNPDNIERPVNSPKTVYQIEDSALEMLRTFKTDEWDKNLQTYLASIETLKNKYAQARLKARIEVNIPGASISLSPGGQNILIEKIINDFCPRFTPNSNIIYVGDTDEKFAYFEKSALSELGIKIDTHGKMPDIIIHFQAKNWLVLIEAVTSHGPIDAKRKTELESLFKSSQIPLVMVTAFLNRKAMKEYLPEISWETDVWVAEDGTHLIHFNGENLLQIY; this comes from the coding sequence ATGGCTATAAATAATAGTAGATCATTGTCGCTTGTAAATCAGGATGAAAGTATTTGTGAAAATTTATTAACTCAAGTTAATTCAATACATTTAACAGCAAATAATCAACTTACTCAATCTCATAAAATTGAAATGGGGCAATTTTTAACCCCCGACGCAATAGCCAGATTTATGGCTAATATGTTTGATTTTGAATTAACAGAAATATCCTTACTTGATGCTGGTGCTGGTACTGGTTCATTGTTAACTGCTGTTGTTTTTAAATTGTGTCAACGACTGAAAAGACCAAAATATTTACATATTACCGCCTACGAAATTGACCCTTTTTTGATTGATTTCTTAGAAAAAACGCTTAAATGCTGTGAGAATGCTTGTTATCAATTGGGTATAAAATTTACATATACAATACATCAAAGTGATTTCATCGAATCAGTCGTTAACTTATTACAATATCCTTTACTTGCTGATTCGATAACAACAAAATTTACACACGCTATCCTTAATCCACCATATTACAAAATAAATTCCCAATCAAAATACCGCTTATTATTACGTTCAATAGGTTTGGAAACAACTAATATTTATACAGGTTTTATTTTTGCTGTTATTAAATTACTAAAATTAAATGGACAATTAGTAGCAATTACTCCCAGAAGTTTTTGCAATGGGTCATACTTTAGAGAGTTTCGGCAATTTTTTCTGGAAAATATGGCTTTAGAAAAAATTCATTTATTCAATTCACGTAAAGAAGTATTTAGTAATGATAAAATATTACAAGAAACTGTTATTGTTCACGCTTATAAACAATCAAAAAAACCAGATACTATATTAATTAGCTCTAGTATCAATGCAGAAGATGACTTAATACTGTCTCATCATCTTTGTTACTCTGATGTAATTGATCCTCAAGATCAAGATAAATTTATTCATATAATACCAGATACTTTAAATCAGCAAATAGTTGAGCAAATGAAGCAATTTTTTTGCACACTTCAAGATTTAGGTTTGAATGTTTCTACTGGTAAAGTGGTTGATTTTAGAATCAAGCCTTATTTGAGACTAAACCCAGAGAAGGGAACAGTTCCATTAATTTACCCAACTCACTTTGATCATAGTTATATCAGTTATCCAAAGAAGACTAAAAAATGTCAAGCTATAGTATTAGCAAAAGAGACAAATAATCTTTTAATTCCCAATGAAAATTATGTATTAACTAAACGTTTTTCTTCTAAAGAGGAAAAAAAACGAGTTGTTGCTGTTGTTTACGATGCCACAAAAATTGATACATCTAGTATTGGCTTTGAGAACCACTTAAATTATTTTCATCAACAAGGGCAGGGACTAGATTTAACTCTAGCAAAAGGTCTTACCGCTTATCTAAACTCTAGTTTAGTAGATTCATTTTTTCGCCTATTTAATGGACACACTCAAGTTAATGCTACAGATTTACGTAATTTAAAGTATCCAACTTTAGAACAACTTTATTTATTAGGTAAATATATAGGAGTAGAATTTCCTAACCAGTCTGAGATAGATAAACTTATAGATAGGTTATTATTAAATATGACAGATTCATCAGAAAATAATCCAATTATCATCAAAGCACGTATTGAGGAAGCAATAGAAATACTCGCTGATTTAGGTTTTCCAAAAAAACAACTCAATGAACGTTCAGGTTTAACTTTATTAGCATTACTTGATTTAAAACCTTATGAATCTTGGATATCTGCAAAAGCACCTCTCCTAGGCATCACGCCAATGATGGAATTTATGGAACAACAATATGCTAAAAAGTATGCTCCTAACACACGAGAAACAGTCCGTCGTCAAACTGTACACCAATTTATTGATGCAGGTTTAATTGTTGTCAATCCTGATAATATCGAGCGTCCTGTTAACAGTCCTAAAACAGTATACCAAATTGAAGATAGTGCTTTAGAAATGTTGCGGACATTTAAAACTGATGAATGGGATAAAAATCTGCAAACTTATTTAGCATCTATTGAAACTCTCAAGAACAAATATGCCCAAGCAAGATTAAAAGCAAGAATAGAAGTGAATATTCCTGGTGCATCAATCTCACTTTCACCAGGTGGTCAAAATATTTTAATTGAGAAAATAATTAATGATTTCTGCCCACGATTTACACCTAATAGTAACATCATTTACGTTGGTGATACAGATGAAAAATTTGCCTATTTTGAGAAATCAGCTTTGTCGGAACTAGGAATTAAAATTGATACACATGGAAAGATGCCAGATATAATCATTCATTTCCAAGCTAAAAACTGGTTAGTATTAATTGAAGCTGTAACATCACACGGACCAATTGATGCTAAACGGAAGACTGAACTTGAAAGTTTATTTAAAAGTTCTCAAATACCACTGGTAATGGTGACAGCTTTTCTGAATCGCAAAGCAATGAAAGAGTATTTACCAGAAATTTCTTGGGAAACTGATGTATGGGTAGCAGAAGATGGAACTCATTTGATTCACTTCAATGGTGAAAATCTTCTACAAATTTATTAG
- a CDS encoding Uma2 family endonuclease: MSETLADIAIPPQFPDHTQLPESDGTFVKNFQEHPQSIIITDSIIQTLQTLHPDGQFCIGQDCGIYWRETEPPEKGTVAPDWFYVPDVSPRLEGKIRRSYVLWREYIPPLIAIELASGNGDEERDTTPLTGLQAGQKPGKFWVYERIIRIPYYVIYEVNNDKLEVYHLVDFSYQKMQPNERGHYPIPPLGVELGLWQGSYLNNPEQLWLRWWDKKGNLLLLGKEEAQLQRLRTEQAERKAAQLAVRLREMGIDPDTID, translated from the coding sequence ATGAGTGAAACCCTGGCTGATATTGCTATACCACCGCAGTTTCCTGATCATACTCAACTACCAGAGTCTGATGGTACTTTTGTGAAGAATTTTCAAGAACATCCCCAAAGTATAATTATTACAGATTCAATTATTCAGACTTTACAAACGTTACATCCAGATGGACAATTTTGTATAGGTCAAGATTGTGGTATTTATTGGCGCGAAACAGAACCACCAGAAAAAGGTACAGTAGCACCAGATTGGTTTTATGTCCCTGATGTATCACCAAGATTAGAAGGTAAAATTCGCCGTTCTTATGTATTATGGCGGGAATATATACCCCCATTAATTGCGATAGAATTAGCCAGTGGTAATGGTGACGAAGAACGAGATACCACACCTCTAACAGGTTTACAGGCTGGTCAAAAACCTGGTAAATTTTGGGTATATGAACGCATTATCCGTATTCCCTATTATGTTATTTATGAAGTGAATAATGATAAATTAGAAGTTTATCATTTGGTAGATTTTTCTTACCAGAAAATGCAGCCTAACGAACGTGGACATTATCCCATTCCCCCGTTAGGTGTAGAATTAGGTTTATGGCAAGGAAGTTATTTGAATAATCCTGAACAACTTTGGTTGCGTTGGTGGGATAAGAAAGGTAATTTATTATTATTGGGTAAAGAAGAAGCCCAATTACAAAGATTAAGGACTGAACAAGCAGAACGCAAAGCCGCACAATTAGCAGTACGTCTGCGAGAAATGGGTATAGATCCAGATACAATAGATTAA